One Drosophila virilis strain 15010-1051.87 chromosome 5, Dvir_AGI_RSII-ME, whole genome shotgun sequence DNA window includes the following coding sequences:
- the LOC6624939 gene encoding putative gustatory receptor 59d, which yields MFDPIKWILRMVYFYSRLLGVINFEIDMKTGRASVTRRASIYAGVVNGLILSLLPFLSLSNLLQTMWSHAGLLHEYLFLVIYVTRVSCLVITLCSRWWQRGRLIHLVNAFSRLAFRRPQVMRMWRRRVVLKFMSIFLSEISQVAISFYPMRSYLTLKLTFSILMLYAMTALVNVIISHFYFINVNVHSHYILLNQEIQAVLSELRSLETEHRRATRMIKCCFLADQLEDIARTQSELQTLLKRSARIFDIQGLCITVIMYLSMIATIYFTFVGLTSTNRTLNWSFSNILFLFEVAFYFADILVTMDNLYIVLDVHAEMVTLLAQFSTLAPGLDERLEMVYESFQLQLARNPLQVCLFYLYKVERAKAVAIASSIVSNSLVLVQYEVQNT from the exons ATGtttgaccccataaagtggaTACTGCGCATGGTGTACTTTTATTCGCGGCTTCTTGGCGTAATCAATTTTGAGATTGATATGAAAACCGGTCGGGCGAGCGTCACGAGACGAGCATCGATATATGCAGGTGTGGTAAATGGTTTAATTCTGAGCCTATTACCATTTTTGAGCCTCAGTAATCTGTTGCAAACGATGTGGTCACATGCCGGGCTGCTCCACGAGTATCTCTTCCTGGTCATCTATGTCACGCGAGTCAGCTGCCTTGTGATAACGTTATGCAGTCGCTGGTGGCAGCGCGGTCGGCTCATTCACCTGGTGAACGCCTTTAGTCGCTTGGCATTTCGGAGGCCACAAGTTATGAGAATGTGGCGTCGCAGAgttgttttaaaatttatgaGCATTTTCCTATCGGAGATCTCTCAAGTAGCAATAAGCTTTTATCCGATGCGATCATACCTGACTCTTAAGTTGACCTTTAGCATTCTTATGTTGTATGCAATGACAGCCCTGGTAAATGTGATAATCTCGCATTTTTACTTTATAAATGTGAATGTGCATAGCCATTACATCCTGCTCAACCAGGAGATACAGGCAGTGCTCAGCGAACTACGTTCCCTGGAGACTGAACATCGAAGGGCTACTCGCATGATTAAATGCTGCTTCCTAGCCGACCAGCTGGAGGACATAGCCAGGACACAGTCTGAATTGCAAACGCTTCTAAAACGTTCGGCCCGTATTTTTGACATTCAGGGTCTCTGTATAACCGTCATTATGTACCTCTCCATGATAGCTACCATATACTTTACCTTTGTCGGCCTTACATCGACCAACCGTACCTTAAACTGGAGCTTCTCAAACATACTATTCTTGTTTGAAGTCGCCTTCTACTTTGCGGATATTCTGGTCACCATGGACAACCTATACATTGTCCTGGATGTCCATGCGGAAATGGTAACCTTGCTGGCGCAGTTCTCAACGCTTGCTCCGGGCTTGGATGAGCGATTGGAGATGGTC TACGAAAGTTTTCAACTTCAGCTTGCGCGGAACCCCTTACAGGTCTGCCTCTTTTACCTCTATAAAGTGGAGCGAGCAAAAGCTGTTGCTATAGCCAGCTCAATAGTAAGCAACTCTCTGGTGTTGGTTCAATACGAAGTGCAAAATACttag
- the LOC6624938 gene encoding putative gustatory receptor 59d, protein MWSHAGRLHEYLFLLVHGTRVSCVMATLFSRWWQRRRLIRLVNAFRGLAIRKPQVMRMWRRRIIMKFISISLSELLQILVSFLTLRPYLTVNLASSIFLLYTLTVLVNVIISHYYFAIVNVHSHYILLNQEMRAVLVEIRSLEGEHRKAAFMIKCCTLADQLEVIAGTQYEVQTLLKRITNIFGIQGIVVMINSYISILATIYFSFSSVKNMHGIEWTPVYIFLFILNVVCYFADILITLNNVFFVLEVHKHMVKLLERLTMFSPGLDERLQTVIESFQLQITRNPLKISVLSLFSMDRSRSMSMANSLVTNSLVLIQYDIKNPRE, encoded by the exons ATGTGGTCACATGCCGGCCGACTCCACGAGTATCTATTTTTGCTCGTCCATGGCACAAGAGTCAGCTGCGTGATGGCCACCTTGTTCAGCCGCTGGTGGCAGCGCCGCCGGCTCATTCGGCTTGTAAACGCTTTTCGCGGTCTGGCGATTCGGAAGCCACAAGTGATGAGAATGTGGCGACGGCGAATTATTATGAAATTTATCAGCATAAGCCTGTCGGAACTACTGCAAATATTAGTAAGCTTTTTAACCCTCCGGCCTTACCTAACTGTGAACTTGGCCTCTAGCATATTCCTGCTATATACTCTGACAGTACTGGTCAACGTCATTATCTCGCACTATTACTTTGCAATAGTGAATGTCCACAGCCACTATATTCTACTCAATCAAGAGATGCGCGCTGTGCTTGTCGAGATTCGATCCCTGGAGGGGGAACATCGTAAGGCTGCATTCATGATTAAATGCTGCACCCTTGCAGACCAGCTGGAGGTGATTGCCGGAACACAATACGAAGTACAAACGCTCCTAAAACGGATAACCAACATTTTTGGAATACAGGGCATCGTTGTAATGATCAATAGCTACATATCTATACTCGCCACAATCTATTTTTCGTTCTCCTCCGTTAAGAATATGCATGGTATAGAATGGACCCCAGTGtatatttttctgtttatcTTAAATGTCGTCTGCTACTTTGCGGACATTTTAATTACTCTTAACAACGTCTTCTTTGTCCTGGAGGTCCATAAACATATGGTGAAACTGCTGGAGCGGCTTACAATGTTTTCGCCGGGCTTAGACGAGAGGCTGCAGACGGTC ATCGAGAGCTTTCAGCTGCAGATCACGCGCAATCCTTTAAAGATTTCTGTTCTAAGCCTCTTCAGTATGGACCGATCGAGATCTATGTCTATGGCCAACTCACTGGTCACCAATTCATTGGTACTCATTCAGTACGACATAAAAAACCCTAGAGagtaa
- the LOC138911409 gene encoding uncharacterized protein, with protein sequence MSNFVVNWMKCHGTETPSYNAPRVELLRPMTSELQSLQKLAQAARREQMNRLVIQEKANYDAELRSTLGKSFVKDDVCDRHLCSDWGSHRDRRTL encoded by the exons ATGAGCAACTT CGTGGTCAACTGGATGAAGTGCCATGGCACCGAAACTCCTTCGTATAATGCACCACGCGTTGAGCTGCTGCGTCCGATGACCTCGGAACTGCAGAGCCTACAAAAGTTAGCTCAAGCAGCTAGGCGCGAACAGATGAACAGATTGGTTATTCAAGAGAAGGCCAACTATGACGCTGAGCTAAGAAGCACTTTGGGCAAGTCCTTTGTAAAGGATGATGTTTGTGATCGACACCTTTGCAGTGATTGGGGCAGTCACCGTGACAGACGTACCCTTTAA
- the LOC26530451 gene encoding putative gustatory receptor 59d has translation MFQLVRCLLRVSYYYALLVGVLNFEIDLRTGRARITRRTSIYAACVNVICICGLPWLSGTHVIHSFWSQAELLHDYMFLVMLSGRVLCVSVTLISRWSQRRQFVRLVNSFQHLTQQRPHVMRMWRRGVISKFISVILSDFLQMAASLLLIWEKLTIKSSFSVMIFYAISALVNIIISHYYFALLNVYGQYILLNRELRAVLAETRSLESECRKGVFIIKCCALADRLEAIGCKQFQLQILIKQLTNCFGLQTLLLTISYYMSGVSMIYLGFSELTGAIRLNWSKWVLALLGCGFICYFTDIHISVNIIYALLDAHAEMVKLLSQHTLFAPGLDERLVAVVRESHI, from the coding sequence ATGTTTCAGCTCGTCAGGTGTCTGCTGCGGGTCAGTTACTATTATGCGCTGCTCGTAGGTGTGCTTAACTTTGAGATTGATTTGCGAACGGGCCGGGCGCGCATAACCAGGCGAACTTCGATCTATGCTGCTTGCGTGAATGTGATTTGCATTTGTGGCCTCCCCTGGTTGAGTGGAACGCATGTAATTCATTCGTTCTGGTCGCAGGCTGAACTACTTCACGATTACATGTTCCTGGTTATGTTAAGTGGGCGTGTcctttgtgtgtctgtgacaCTGATCAGCCGTTGGTCCCAGCGCCGGCAATTCGTTCGCCTTGTGAACTCCTTCCAACATCTGACCCAACAGAGGCCTCACGTGATGAGAATGTGGCGACGCGGAGTTATTAGCAAATTTATAAGCGTTATTCTTTCAGATTTTTTGCAAATGGCAGCTAGCTTGCTACTTATTTGGGAGAAGCTTACAATTAAGTCGAGCTTCAGCGTCATGATTTTTTACGCAATCTCAGCGCTTGTCAATATCATTATCTCCCATTATTACTTCGCTCTGCTCAATGTGTACGGTCAATATATCCTGCTCAATAGGGAGCTGCGCGCTGTACTGGCTGAAACCCGCTCTCTAGAGTCCGAGTGCCGGAAGGGTGTGTTTATTATAAAGTGCTGTGCTTTGGCCGATCGGCTAGAGGCCATTGGCTGCAAGCAATTTCAGCTGCAAATATTGATCAAGCAATTAACAAACTGCTTTGGACTGCAGACCTTGCTATTGACCATAAGTTATTATATGTCGGGCGTCTCCATGATCTACCTCGGATTTTCCGAGTTGACGGGTGCCATCCGTTTAAACTGGAGCAAATGGGTCTTAGCTCTGCTTGGCTGTGGATTTATATGCTACTTTACAGATATTCACATATCCGTGAATATTATCTACGCTCTTCTGGATGCACATGCTGAGATGGTGAAGCTGCTCTCTCAGCACACTCTGTTTGCCCCGGGCTTAGATGAACGACTGGTGGCTGTTGTAAGAGAATCTCATATATAA